The sequence CGAATGACGGGGGGATGCTGACCGAGCAAGTCTGGGACGCCGACGACATTCCGGAAAAGGAACTCTTCTTCGGCGGTCCAACCGGCGCGGCGATGCCGCTCTGCTGGGCGCATGCCGAATACATTACGCTCGTCCGCAGTCGCTCCGACGGCGTCGTCTTTGACCGGATCGAGTCGGTCTACCAGCGCTACGCCGTGGAGAAGACGAAGAATCGGGTCGAGATCTGGACCTTCGCCCATCAGCCGGCCGAAATGCCGGCCGGCAAACCGCTCCGGATCATCTGCGACGCACCGTTCGTCGCTCACTGGAGCGACGATGAGTGGAAAACGCGCGACGACGTTGAGGCCCGCGAGAACGCGCTAGGACTGTACGTCGTCGATTTGCCGATCGGCGATCAACCGCCCGGCGCCACCGTTATCTTCACGTTCCACTGGATCGCCGAAGATCGCTGGGAAGAGCAAGACTACTCGGTGAAGATCGTCTAATCGCCGCACCGGTCCTGCGGCCCTCCTTTTGAAGTAGGTTAGCGTGACCATCCCTTGGCTCGGATATGGTCGAGCCATTCGCTTTCAACCGGCGGTCCTCCAAAAAACTCCGTGTACCACTCACCACAGCAAATATCTTCGATAAGCGTCTGGAAACTATCGCACAAGGGAACAGGTTCATCGGGAAGTGGATCGCTGCCAATCGTGGCGATCGAACCGGAACGATGAATCACAAAGGCGTCGCCACTGGGAAGTTGACCGACGGCAACCCAGTCGTCTGATCCGTAAGGCTTGACGTAGAATTCTGACCTGGCGATTGGAAAAACATGTCCATTCGCAAGGCCGTAGAACACAAACATCTCGAGTACCGCCCCGTCCGTCATTCGAAGAAACTCAAGGTAATCGTGGGGCAACCACGGGCGAGTCGCCAGTAGCTTCGTGATTTCCTCTTCGGGAGCAGGAGGATATGTATTGAACCAGCATGCGAGAAACCTTTCCGTCATGCCTTCGCGTCGCATGAGCTCTTGGAGTCGGGGAAACGCCATGAATCGCAGTGCCCATTGATATGCGGATAGAGAGGTGTTCGGCACGGCCCCTGATGTTGGGAGGACCATGCTTGATAGTCTAGACTCCAGCCGCAAGAAGTTCCATTGCCGTTTCGTCGCCGCGCCTACACGTCGACGTCGAGCCCCAGCGCGAGCAGCGAATGTTTCGTTTCCCGCAGCGAGCGATGGCAGATCCCGTTGATCCCTAGCGCTCGGGCGATCTCCACGAACATCGGACGATCGTCGACATAGGCGATTTGCTTCGGCTGGGCGTGGGCGACGTCCATCGCCAGGCGATACATTTCGACATCCGGCTTCCGCAGATGGACGAAGCAGGACGAAATGAAGCAGTCGAAGAGATTGCCGAGCTGGAAGTTTTTGATCCGATACTCGTTCAGCTCGCGTCCTTCGTTGCTGACCGCGATCACGTGCAGGCGATTCTTCTTTTTGACGGCGGTCATGAACTCCAACATCTCCGGCAGTTCCTGAGACTGGTTGAGCATGAACTCTTGGAAGTCACGACGGCTGAACGTTCGCTGTTGATAGAAGACGACGCGATCGAGGTACTCGTCCAGACTCAGCCGCCCGGTTTCGAGCTTGTCGAACGTGAGGTGATGTCGTTCGTCAAGCTGTGCGTAGTCGAGGTGAAATTCCTTCGCGGCCAGGATGCGGGCGTTGTGATCCCAACCGTTGGTCAGCAGCACGCCGCCGATATCGAGGAACAGCGTCGTGATCTTATTGTCCGATTCGCCGGTATGTCGGATAACGCGAGGAGCTTCCCGCTCTTCCACTCGTAGCGAGGCGCCGCCGATCGATTGATCCCACATGCGGAACCCGCCGAGGAAGGCGTTGTTGTTGTTCCCCAGGGTCGTGTTCGGCGGTGGTTCGTCGACCAGACGCGCGTTGCCGCCGCCAAGAATCACATACTCCGCTTCGAGCGCCGCTTTCAGCAGTTTGACCACTTCCAGCACGGTGGCGCGCCATTTCTTTTTGCCGAGCCGCTCCAGCCCACGCACGCCGATGTAATCTTCGAATGTTTTGCTGTTCTTGAAGGGAAGGTGCGCGAGTTCCATCGGCTGCAAGATGCCGTCGACGATCATCGCCGAACCGAGTCCGGTTCCCAGACCCAGGAAGAGCATCCGCCCGCCGTGGTAGTCCCCCATCGCCTGCATCGCGGCGTCGTTGGTCATCTTGGTCGGCTTGCCGAGCGCCGCTTCAAAATCGAACCCGACCCAACCTTTGCCCAGGTTATGCGGTTCGCGGAAGATCTTGCCCTGGACGACCGGAGTGGGAACGCCGATCGAAATGACGTCATATTCCAGGTCGGCCGTCTTCTCTTTGACCCCTGCGACCATTTGCTCCGGCGTCAGATCGGGGCCGGACGGAAAGGCTCGCTTTTCGTCGATCGCCGTGGTGAGCATTTTGACATTGGTGCCGCCGACGTCGATGGTCAAGATAATCATGATGTCCCTTCAATGCGATTCACGACCGAGCTTCCAAATTCTACCGAAAACCTGCCGTGATACGCCATTGCTATTCGCTGCGAAAGGGGAGGCGAAAAGAAGAATAACTCACCGACGCTCGTTTACGCCTGCCCCACGCTTCCCCACGCGAGTCCGAGCGTAAACGCGATAAGATGAGCAATGTCTGCGGACAGATCTGGCTCGTTTTTTCCCACGAAAAATAGGCTCCGCACGATCCGGAGCGCCAGATAGAGCGCTACGATCCCGATGAAGGGCGCTGAAAAGCCGCTCAAAGAAAGTACGGCGCCAAAGCATCCGTAGTAACCGGCCGAAGGCCCGACATCGTGCGTTAAATGGAGAGCGTTTCCGAGCGGATGCCGGAAGAAGCGGAGCGGAGCGATAATCGCCGCCGATTCGATCAGTAGCGTCGCCACATGAATCGCGAAAAAGAAGACCGCCGTCCGCGTGGCGCCGTAGATCCATTCCAGCCGTCCGACAAAGACCGCCGTCGCTAGCAGCGACGCGTAAAATCGCCAGCCGCCGACGGTCATGAAGATCGAGGAAAAGATCCGCCGCCACTCAAAGCCCAAAAGATGTCGGGGAGCGTACCCGTAATCGCGTAAATCGTCCTCGCCGATCGCACCGCGATGCGTGTTGGTCCAGATCGCAGTCCCCACCAGCGCCGCGAGCAGCGTCAGCGTGAACGGCAAGCGAAGCGGCGGCATGTCGGAATTGGCGAGCAGCAGGAGCGACACAGGGCTTAATGCGTCCATCGCAGCGGATCTTGGCGGTAATAAGTGCGGAGCACGTCGTACAGGCCAGGATCGTGCGTTGAGAGCGGTTTGGGCGTCTGGAAGAACGCCTCGGACAAGACGGCGAAGAACTCCGCCTCGTTGGTGGCGCCGTATCGGTCGACAAGTGGCCGATGACCGGTTTGGCAGTCATGCACCTGTTGCTCGTAGGCGCGGCGGAAGTTGGCGATCCACGCTTCCGCTTGCTCCTTCGTCTCCATCGGCGGAATGCCGTCGGCGACGCTGCAGTTGAGCATGTCGAGCTGATGGGCGAACTCGTGAATCACCAAGTTGCGGGCATGGTTGGGGCTCTGAGATCCTTCGAAGACGTCCGGCAACGACAAAATGACTGGACCGCGATACCAGGCTTCTCCTAGTCGATCGGACTGCGTCGACATCACGATGCCGCCGGTCGCAACCTGCGATTCGGCCCGATAGGCCGCAGGGTAGATCAGGACCGACATCACCTTGTCGAAATACTCTTCCCCCAACCCCAAGGTCATCAAGCCGACCTGAGCGGCGACCGCCACTTTGGAGATGTCATTCAGCTCCAAACCGTTGCACCCTTCCCAATTCTTCTCGGCGAACAAAATCGCGATCGAGTGCTGCAGTTTCTCACGCTCCTGGGCATTGAGCGCCGGATATTGCCACAGGTGAGCTGCGACGAACGCCTTCCAATCGTCAGGAAAGGGCTGCCCCTTGATCCTGTCGCGCGACCGTCGTTTCAACCAGGAAAAAAACATCCGATGATCCCGACTCAACTGTTTGGCTTGCAGTTTTCGACTCGACTTATGATCCCCCCTGGTCCCGGCGCCGTAAAGCGGGGCGAACGGTACGACTCGCTTCGATTGGACCGGGCTGGAAGGGCGATTTCAATTTGATCGTCGAATCGGGGACTCAATCTTGACGCCCCTTGCGTCATCACTCAAACTAGCGGCATGCAAGAACCATTCGGGTGGCAAGGCGCATGCGCGGTTGTTTTCTCTTGATTGTCGTTCTCTCGCTCCTATGCGGTGGGGACATGGTATGCGCCGACGCGTTTTCGCCGATCATTCGTTCGCTTCCCCCCAAGCTGAAAGAGGCTTTGCCGAGTCCGCAGCCGATCGGCGTCGACGATGCGGGGCCAAAGTTGGTGGGGATCCGCCGCTGGAAAAACGCTAGCGGCGAGTTTTCGACGTTGGCTTCGCTGGAAGGAATCGAAGCGGGAAAGATCCAGCTGAAGAAGGAAGATGGCCAGCTGATCAGCATCGACGCGCGACAGCTCCACGAAGAGGACCAACGCTTTCTGCGCGAGACGTGGTCTCTTTCGCCGACCGATAAGATCCACCTTGGCGTGATCGCGCCCGACGAGTTGACGGAGATGGCCGATGGATGCCATCGGGCCGGCGACGCGCTCGCTCTGTACGAAGCGTTCCTCGAAGCCCCCAATCTCGAAGACGCTCTTCGTCCGCAGCTGCAACTTCGGATTGTCGACCTCAAACAGGCGGCCGAGCTTCAGCAGGTAAAGCTGAACAGTCGGTGGGTCTCGACCGGAGAATGGAATCAGGCGCGCCAGCGGCAGATTCGAATGCTCAGCGACGCCGAACGGACCCACAATCCGCAACAATCGCAGGAATTCAAAACGGCGATCGAGCGCGCCGCTCGCGAAGTTCCGGAGAACGTGCACCCCAGCTTCTTGCTCGGCGTCTATCACATCCAAGTCTCCCGACTGCCGAAATACGCCATCATCGAACTCAATCGGTGCGAGCGTAGTTTGCTCGCTCGGCAGCAGTCGCTAGCGCCGT is a genomic window of Blastopirellula sediminis containing:
- a CDS encoding SMI1/KNR4 family protein — translated: MRREGMTERFLACWFNTYPPAPEEEITKLLATRPWLPHDYLEFLRMTDGAVLEMFVFYGLANGHVFPIARSEFYVKPYGSDDWVAVGQLPSGDAFVIHRSGSIATIGSDPLPDEPVPLCDSFQTLIEDICCGEWYTEFFGGPPVESEWLDHIRAKGWSR
- a CDS encoding rhomboid family intramembrane serine protease, whose protein sequence is MDALSPVSLLLLANSDMPPLRLPFTLTLLAALVGTAIWTNTHRGAIGEDDLRDYGYAPRHLLGFEWRRIFSSIFMTVGGWRFYASLLATAVFVGRLEWIYGATRTAVFFFAIHVATLLIESAAIIAPLRFFRHPLGNALHLTHDVGPSAGYYGCFGAVLSLSGFSAPFIGIVALYLALRIVRSLFFVGKNEPDLSADIAHLIAFTLGLAWGSVGQA
- a CDS encoding SHD1 domain-containing protein, with the translated sequence MRGCFLLIVVLSLLCGGDMVCADAFSPIIRSLPPKLKEALPSPQPIGVDDAGPKLVGIRRWKNASGEFSTLASLEGIEAGKIQLKKEDGQLISIDARQLHEEDQRFLRETWSLSPTDKIHLGVIAPDELTEMADGCHRAGDALALYEAFLEAPNLEDALRPQLQLRIVDLKQAAELQQVKLNSRWVSTGEWNQARQRQIRMLSDAERTHNPQQSQEFKTAIERAAREVPENVHPSFLLGVYHIQVSRLPKYAIIELNRCERSLLARQQSLAPFEKANLVAVNHNLSVAHLRSGNVATAIACMTRLREYGVVPVETVQNIRRMIWLADTAEQKGMARGTGVLSTRQRGQLLDIIAEAPTSSQNYQRSWKLMSYVESVPSDDWRDSERWEMAPSSLLSFEDDWCLACYGAGKVSCPVTGCSGGTVRSYTRTVTQTANGPIIHDTPTRAPCKNCRGTGGVDCPMCINGKFR
- a CDS encoding HAD-IA family hydrolase, which translates into the protein MIILTIDVGGTNVKMLTTAIDEKRAFPSGPDLTPEQMVAGVKEKTADLEYDVISIGVPTPVVQGKIFREPHNLGKGWVGFDFEAALGKPTKMTNDAAMQAMGDYHGGRMLFLGLGTGLGSAMIVDGILQPMELAHLPFKNSKTFEDYIGVRGLERLGKKKWRATVLEVVKLLKAALEAEYVILGGGNARLVDEPPPNTTLGNNNNAFLGGFRMWDQSIGGASLRVEEREAPRVIRHTGESDNKITTLFLDIGGVLLTNGWDHNARILAAKEFHLDYAQLDERHHLTFDKLETGRLSLDEYLDRVVFYQQRTFSRRDFQEFMLNQSQELPEMLEFMTAVKKKNRLHVIAVSNEGRELNEYRIKNFQLGNLFDCFISSCFVHLRKPDVEMYRLAMDVAHAQPKQIAYVDDRPMFVEIARALGINGICHRSLRETKHSLLALGLDVDV
- a CDS encoding M90 family metallopeptidase yields the protein MFFSWLKRRSRDRIKGQPFPDDWKAFVAAHLWQYPALNAQEREKLQHSIAILFAEKNWEGCNGLELNDISKVAVAAQVGLMTLGLGEEYFDKVMSVLIYPAAYRAESQVATGGIVMSTQSDRLGEAWYRGPVILSLPDVFEGSQSPNHARNLVIHEFAHQLDMLNCSVADGIPPMETKEQAEAWIANFRRAYEQQVHDCQTGHRPLVDRYGATNEAEFFAVLSEAFFQTPKPLSTHDPGLYDVLRTYYRQDPLRWTH